The DNA segment TCGAGGCCGACCTCCGGCCCGGCGGCGAGCGGCACGACAGCGTCCGCTACCAGGCCCGGATCGAGGTGGCGCTCCGCTCGTTCCTCACCGACGGCGGGTTCGGCGCGTTCACCACGAACTTCGAGGACCTCGGCGGGCTGCGCCAGCTCCCCGGCCTCGCCGTCCAGCGGCTGATGGCCGACGGGTACGGCTTCGGTGGCGAGGGCGACTGGAAGACCTCGGCGTTGCTGCACGTGCTCAAGACCGCTGCCCAGGGCCTGCCCGGCGGCACCTCCTTCATGGAGGACTACACCTACGACCTGGCCTCGGACACCCCGAAGATCCTCGGCGCGCACATGCTCGAGGTCTGCCCGTCGATCGCCGGTGAGCGTCCGCGGCTCGAGGTGCACCCGCTGGGCATCGGCGGCCGCGAGGACCCGGCGCGGCTGGTGTTCGACGCTGCTCCGGGCGCCGGGATCACGCTGGGCTGGTGCGACCTGGGCGACCGGTTCCGCTGGGTCTCCAACGTCGTCGACGTGGTCGAGCCGTCGGAGCCGCTGCCGAACCTGCCGGTCGCCCGCGCGGTGTGGGAGCCCCGGCCGGACTTCGAGACGGCGACCGAGGGCTGGCTCACCGCCGGCGGGCCGCACCACACGGTGCTGTCCACCCAGCTCGGGGCCGAGGAGCTCACCGACCTGGCCGAGGTCTTCGACACCGAGCTGGTGCTCATCGACTCGGACACCACCCGCCGCAGCCTGGCCAAGGAGCTGCGCTGGAGCGCCGCCTACCACCGCCTCGCCCAGCGCCTCTGACGCACTGAGTGGAGTGCCAGGGCGCGGTTTCCGCGCCCCTGGCACTCCGCTCAGCGGGTGAGGACGACGGGCAGGTCGTACAGGCCGCGCATCACGAACTCGGGACGACGCCGGGCGGGGGCGCCGAGCTCGAGCGCCGAGGTGCGGCCCAGCAGCGCGCCGAAGGAGGCCTGCAGCTCCACCCGGGCCAGCGGCGCGCCGATGCAGAAGTGCACGCCGGCGCCGAAGGAGATGTGCGGGTTGTCCGCCCGGCCGACGTCGAGGGTGTCGGCGTCGGCGAACACGGCCGGGTCCCGGTTCGCGCTGCCCAGCAGTGCGGCGATCTTCTGCCCCCGCGCGACGGTGGCGCCGCCGACCTCGACGTCCTCGGTGGCCGTCCGCTCGAAGAGCTGCAGCGGCGAGTCGAAGCGCATCAGCTCCTCGATCGCGGTGGGCATCAGGCCGGGGTCGGCGCGCAGCCGGGCCAGCTCCGCGGGGTGCTCCAGCAGGGCCAGCAGGCCGTTGCCGCTGACGTTGACCGTCGCCTCGTGGCCGGCGTTGAGCAGCAGGATGCAGGTGGTGACCAGCTCGTCCTCGGTGAGCCGGTCGCCCTCCGCGTCCCGGACGGTGACCAGGTGGGTCAGCAGGTCCTCGCCGGGCGCCTGCCGCCGCTCGGCCGCCAGCTCCCGCAGGTAGGCCACGAACTCGTCGGCGGCCCGCTCGGCGGCGTCCTCGATCTGCGTCGTCCGGCCGTACTCGTACATCTTCACGATCGCGTTCGACCAGGGCCGCAGCAGCGGGCGGTCGGCCGCGGGCACCCCGAGCAGCTCGGCGATGACGGCGACCGGCAGCTCCTCGCTCATCCCGGACAGCACGTCGACCGGCGTCTGCCCGGCCGAGCGCTCGACCAGCTCGTCTACGAGCGAGTCGGCCAGCTCCTGCACCCAGGGCCGCAGCCGCTCGACGTGACCGCGGGCGAAGGCCGCGCTGATCAGCCGGCGCAGCCGGGTGTGCGTCGGCGGCTCCATCTCCAGGATCGCGTTCCGGTGGATCAGGTTGAAGCTCTCGAACCGCTCCGCCGGCGCCTTGTCCGACCAGATCCGGCCCAGCCGGCGGTCCCGCAGCACCGCGTTGACCTCCGGGTGGCCGAAGGCCAGCCACATGCCCAGCCCCTCGTGCCACTGGACGGCCCCGCGGGCCCGGGCGGCGGCGAACGCCGGGTAGGGGTCGGCGATGACGGCGGGGTCGGTCAGGTCGAGGGGCGCAGCAGCCAACGTCACCCGCGGAGCCTAATCGGAGGACCCCGGCGCCCCCGGCCCCTCGTGGGCTCGCGGCGGGGCACCGCGGTGGGGCCACTTACGCTGGCCCCATGGCCCGCACCACGACCCGCCGTCCCGCCGCCGCTCCCGCCGCCGCCGGGGAGGTCAACCCGAAGGCCCCCTGCCCGTGCGGCTCCGGCCGCCGCTACAAGCACTGCCACGGCTCCGGCTACGCCCCGCCCGTGCGCCGGCCGTTCGAGGGCCTGACCGGTGAGGCCGACTGGGTGGCGCTGCGCGAGCTGGTGCCGGCGGCGACCGCGACGCTGCGCACCACCGACGGCACGGACGTCGTCCTCGCCAGCGTGCTCCCCGGCGGGACGCCGGCGCTGGTCCGGGCCAACGGGCAGATCCTGCTGGGCCTGCAGCTGGCGACCTCCTCCGACGACATCAGCCGCGACCTGGGCACCTCCCTGGCCGCCGCGCTGGAGGCCCCCGCCGGCGCCCCGGTCGACCCGGGCCCGATCGGCGCCGCTGGCTCGGCCGGGCCCCGGCTGCAGGAGCTGCTGGACCCGAGCGCGCCGTTCGACGTCACCGTGCACGAGGACTTCGGCTTCTGGCTCGAGGGCGCCACCGTCGACCCCGCCGCCCAGGCCGGGCTGGCGCACGCCAACGAGATGGTCATGCCGACCGTGCGGCTCGAGGGGCTGGAGGCCGCCTACTGGTGCCGTCCCGGCGAGGAGCGGGCGCACGTCCGCTGGGTCCGCCCGGAGCCGGAGGAGGCGCTGCTGGACGCGCTGGCCCGGCTCTCCGCCGCCGAGCAGCTCACCCTCGGCGAGGGCACCCGCTACGCCGGGGCCTTCCGCGCGCACGGTCTCGTCGTCCCGGTGTGGGACGTCCCCGCCGACGTCCCCGGCGCGGAGTGGGCCGGCCCGTCGGCCGGGCTGCAGTCGCGGCTGGAGGCCGCGCTGGCGGTGACCGACCCGCTGACCGCCGACCAGCGCCGCGCCCGCGCCGGGCTGCTGTCCCGGCAGGTCACCCTGCGCTGAACCGGCCTACCGTGGGTGCCGTACTCGAGGGCTGAGGGGAAGGACGACGGGTGGACCACGACGGCATGGGCGGCATGGGGGGCATGCACCTGCCGGAGCTGCCGCCGACCGCGGCGCGGGTGCTGGGCCTGGACCTGGGCTCGGCCTCGCCGGTCGCCTGGCTGGCGGTGCTGCTGGCGGTCGGGTACGGCCTGGGCCTGTGGCGGCTGCAGCGGCGGGGCGTGTCCTGGCCGGTCGGGCGGACCGTCGCCTGGCTGGTCGGCTGCGCGTTGCTGTTCTACGTGACCGCGAGCGGTCTGCAGACCTACGGCATGGGCATGTTCAGCCTGCACATGGTCCAGCACATGGTGCTGACCATGCTGTCGCCGCTGTTCCTGCTGATGGGGGCGCCGGTGACGCTGGCGCTGCGCGGGCTGCCCGCCGTCCCCGGCCCGGCGGGCATGCCGCGCCGGGTGCTGCTCAGCTGCCTGCACAGCCGGCTGGCGCAGGCGGTCGCCTCACCGCTGTTCACCGTGCCGCTGTTCATCGCCAGCCTGTACGGCGTCTACTTCACCCCGGTGTTCGACGACCTGATGGCGTCGACCCCCGGGCACACGTTGATGCTGCTGCACTTCCTGGTCACCGGGCTGCTGTTCTTCGGCCCGATCCTGGCGGTCGACCCGTGGCCGCGGCAGTCCAGCCACGGCGGCCGGATGCTCGAGCTGCTGCTGCCGGCGCCGTTCCACGCCTTCTTCGGCGTCATCGTGATCATGAGCAACACGGTGCTGCTGTCCAGCTACGCGAACCCGCCGGCGTCCTGGGGCATCGACCCGCTCTACGACCAGGGCGCGGCCGGTGGCATCGCGTGGTCCTTCGGTGAGTTCCCGACGGTGCTGGTGCTCGCGGTGGTCTTCTTCTCCTGGACCCGGAGCGAGGAGCGGGCCAACCGGGCCGCCGACCGCAGCTACGAGCGGGCCGTCGCCCGCGGCGAGAGCGGCGAGGACCCCGCGCTGACCGCCTACAACGAGCGCCTCCGCCGGATGGCCGCCCAGAACCCCTGAGCAGTCGGGGCCATGTTGGCCAACATGGCCCTCAGGAGGGGCGGCGGCTGCGGGGGTGGTCGGCGGCGACCAGGGCCTGCACCAGGTCGGCGCGGGCCCGGGCCACCCGGGAGCGGATGGTGCCGATCGGGCAGCCCACCACCTCGGCCGCCTCGGCGTAGGGCAGCCCGATCAGCTGGGTGAGCACGAAGGCCTCCCGTCGCTCGGGCTCCAGCCGGTCCAGCACGTCCTGGGCGGCGACCGTGCCGGCGACCTCGTCAGCGGGCGCGTCGCGCTCCAGCGCGGCCAGGTCGGTGTCCTCGCCGACCAGCACCAGCCCGCGCCGCTTCCGGGTGCGCAGGTGGTCGGCGCAGACCCGGCGGGCGATGGACAGCAGCCAGGTGCGCAGCGACGAGCGGCCCTCGAACCGGGCCAGCGCCGGCAGCGCCCGCAGGTAGGTCTCCTGGGTCAGGTCCTCGGCCACCTGCCGGTCGGCGAGGTGGGCGCACAGCCGCCAGACGTCGGCCTGCGTCTCCCTGATCAGCGCGGCCTGCGCCGCCGTGTCCCCGCCGGCCGCCCGTGCCGCGAGACGTTCCAGCTGTCCCACGTCACCCTCCGGGAACTCCGCGTCCGTCGGCGGCGACTATGCCACCGTGGGCTGTGCAACATGTCGTGAGGCCGTCTCGGCGACGCTGGACGGCGAGTCGCCGGGCGTGCCGCAGCGCTGGGTCGACGAGCACCTGGCGGGGTGCCCGGCCTGCCGCGGCTGGGCCGACGCCGCCGCCGAGGTGACCCGGCGGGCCCGGCTGGTGCCCGCGCAGCCGGTGCCGGACGTGACCGCGGCCGTGCTGGCGCTGCTGCCGGCCGCCCCGTCCCGCCGGCGCCGGCACGGGTGGGACGCCGGGCTGCGGCTCGCCCTGCTGGCCGTCGGCGCCGGGCAGCTCGCGGTCAGCGTCCCGGCGCTGGCCGGCGGGATGACCGGCATGGCCGCCCCGGTGCACCTGACGCACGAGACCGGCGCCTGGAACCTCGGGCTGGCCGCCTGCTTCCTCGTCGTCGCCGTCCTGCCCCGGCTGGCCGCGGGCGCGCTGCCGTTCCTGCTCTCCTTCACCGCCGTGCTCAGCTGGGTCACCCTCGGCGACCTGCGCGCCGGGCAGGTGCACGCCGACCGTGCGGTGGCGCACCTGCTGCTGCTCGGCGGCGCGGTCCTGGTCAGCGCGCTGGCGCTGCGCCACCGGGCGCCGCGCAGCGGTCCCGGGGAGGCGTCCCGGCCGTGGTCGGACCGGCTGGCTGCCCGGCGGCGCCCCGACCCGGGCCGGACGGCGACCGGGCCGGTCGGCGTCGCGGCGGACTGGCCGCGGGACGCCACCGCGACCGCCGGGGAGCGCCGGGCGGCCTAGCCGGGCAGCGGCTCCCGCAGCACCGGGCAGGACATGCACCGCGGGCCGCCGCGACCGCTGCCCAGCTCGGAGCCGGAGATGGCGACGACCTCGATCCCGGCCGCCTCGAGCGCGGCGTTGGTGACCGTGTTGCGCTCGTAGGCGACCGCCAGCCGGGGGGCGAGGGCGAGGGTGTTGTTGCCGTCGTCCCACTGCTCGCGCTCGGCGGTCACCGGGTCCAGACCGGTGTCGATCACCCGGAGCCGGTCGATGCCCATCGCGGTGGCCGCGGCGGTCAGGAACGGCTGCGGCCCCTCCACCGACAGCTCCGTGGTGTCCGCGTCGTCGGGCAGCTCGCCCCCGGCGGTGACCGTCCAGGCCTGCAGCGAGCCGGCGACGGCGGGGTACATGACCATGGCGTCGACGTCGACCATCGTGCAGATGGTGTCCAGGTGCATCGTCGCCCGCTCCTGGGCGATCGGGACGACGAGCACCGTGCGCGCGAGCCCGCGGGCGAACACCCGGCGGGCCAGCCGCTCGGCGCCACCGGCCGTCGTCCGCTCGCCCACGCCGACGGCGAGCACGCCGGGGGAGAGCAGCAGCACGTCCCCGCCCTCCAGGTGCTCCAGCTGGGGGCCGTAGAGCTGGTCGACCCCGGCGAAGCGCGGGTGGTGGGCGTACAGCGCGGCGGTCAGCGCGCTCTCCCGGTCGCGGGCCGGCATGGCCAGCGAGGTCACCGCGACCTGGCTTCCGACCCACACCGACGAGTCGCGGGTGAACATCAGGTTGGGCAGCGGCGGGACGACGAACTCGCCCCGGCCCATCAGCCGGTAGGCCAGCCCGCGGCCGCCGCGCAGCTCGTCGTGGGCGACCCCGGTGATCAGCGCGGTGGCCAGGTCCTCGGGCGCCAGGTCCGACAGGTGCGCGGTGGTGGCGTGCCGCAGGGTGGCGCCCAGCCGCGGGTCGTCGACCGCGGCGGCGATCACCTCCGACCGGGCGGTGGGCACGCCCATCACCTCGGCCAGCAGCCGGTCCAGGTGCAGCACCTCGACGCCGCGGTCGGTGAGCGCGGCGGCGAAGGCGTCGTGCTCCTCCTGCGCGCGGGCCACCCAGGGCACGCCGTCGAACAGCAGCTGGTCGTTGTTGCGCGGGGTGAGGCGCCGCAGCTCGGCGCCGGGGCGGTGCAGCAGCACCGTGCGCAGCCGCCCCACCTCGCTGGTCACGCCCGTGCGAGCGGCGGCAGTCGTCATGGTGCCGAGCCTGGTCGATCACGGTCCGGTCGGCCAGCTCGGACGGGGGAGGCCCCGCCACCCCCGGCCGTGGTCCACTACGGCGGTGAGCCGACCCGACCCCGACCCGCGCCCCGACGCCCCGGCCGGCCCGCCGCGCTGGCTGCTGGTGATGCTCGCGGCCGGCACGTCGCTGCTCGTCGCCGCGGTGCTGGTCATGCTGCTCAGCGTCGCCGGGGTGGACCAGCTGAGCCGGGGCGGGTTCTTCGTGGTCGTCGTGGTGTCGGCGGTCGTCGGCGGCTCGCTGGTCCGGCTGCTCGCCCCGCGGCTGCCCCCGGTCCGCCGTCCGCCGCGGAGCTGACTCAGCCGGCCAGCCGGGAGAGCCCGACGGAGGCCCGGCGCAGCTGGTGCGGTGAGCCGACCCGGTGCGCCTGGGCCTGCGCGGCCCGCCACCAGCGGGCCGCACCGGCGGGGTCGCCGCGGTGCTCGGCGAACCGGCCGAGCAGCTCGTCGTAGCTGCCCAGGCTGAACGCCGGCGTGCCGAGCACCGCCTGCCGGCCGCTGAAGGGCAGCAGCGAGGCGACGGCGGCGTCCCACTCCGGCTCGTCGTCGAGCAGCAGCGCGCTCTCCGCCTGCAGCAGGACGGCGACGTCGCTGGCCCAGTCGCGCACCTCGGTGCGGCCCCAGCGGCGGCGCAGCCGCCACGCCTCACCCGGGTCGCCGCCCTCCGCGGCGGCCAGCACCGCCATCTCCCGGAGCAGCGGGCTGCCCTCGTCGCCGGTCTCCACCAGCAGGTCGAGCACGGTGTCCAGCCGGCGCTCGGCCCGCCGCAGCGCGAACAGGTGGGCGGCCCAGGCGTGCCGGGCGTGCGGGGTGACCACCCGGTACAGGTCGTAGGCCTCGGTGGTCAGCTGCTCGGCGGCGGCCGCGTCCCCGCGCAGCCAGGCGGCGCCCGCGGCCTGCCAGAGCACGTGCGGGCGCACCTCCGGGCCGGACAGCGACAGGGCCAGCCGCCGCGCCGCCGACAGGTCCTCGTCGAAGCCGGCCACGTCGGTGAGGTGCAACCGGATCGCGGCGCGGTGCAGCCGGGCGAAGAACTCCGTGCGCCGGGGCAGGCCGTGCCCGGCCAGGGCGAGCGCCTCGTCGGTCGCGGAGAGCCGCAGCTCCGCCGCCCCCGGCCGCCCCCACACCGCGAGCCCGTAGTTGTTCAGCGTCCTGCCGAGCAGCTCCGGGTCGCCGAGCTCGCGGGCCAGGGCGATCGCCCGCTCCGCGTGCCGCACGCCCCGGACCAGGTCCTGGCTGAACGCCAGCTCGACCCCGAGCGTGCCCAGCAGCCGGGCGGTGCGCCGCTGCTCCTCGACGGTGGGCGGACCCCCGCCCGGGTCGTCGGCCACGAGCCCCTCGAGCACGCCGACCATCGCGCGGTCGACCACCCCGTGCGGCCGCCAGTTCCACAGCGTCACCCCGCCCCAGACCGCCGCGGCGTCGGCCAGCCGGCAGCGGTCGCCGGACGCCTGGGCCGCCGTGATCGCCTCGGCCACCACCTGCTGGGCCTCCAGCAGGTGGCCGCTGCGGAGCAGGTCGTTGCCGAGTGCGGTGAGCAGGTCCAGCCGGCGGGTGACGTCGACGGGCGTGCTGCGGGCGAGCAGCCCCAGCGCGCGCCGGGTGTGCGCGGCGGCCTCGTCGTGGGCCAGCCGGCGCCGGGCGGCCTCGGCGGCGCGGACCGACCAGTGCAGCGCCCGCGCCGGGCCGAGCACCGGGGTCGCCTCGACGAAGTGGTGGGCGAGCCGCTCGTCCAGCGCGTCCCCGGGCGCGCCCAGGGCGTCGGGACCCTGCCGTTCCAGCGCCTCCGCCACCCGCCCGTGCAGCCGGGCCAGCCGCAGCCGGGGCATGTCGCCGAGCAGCACCTCGCGGACCAGCGCATGGGTGAACCGCCAGGTCCAGGCCGCCTGGCCGTCGACGACGAGGCCGACGGCGAGCGCGGTGTCCATCGCGACCACGGCCTGCTCCGGTGGCGTGCCGGCGGCCTCCAGGAGGTCCAGGCCCGCCTCCCGGCCGAGCACCGCCGCGACCTGCAGGACGTCGAGGGTCTCGGCGGGCAGCCGGGCCAGCCGGGTGCGCAGCACGTCCCGGACCGAGGGCGGGACCGGCGCGCGGTCCAGGTGCAGGTCGTGCGCCCCCACCATCCAGCGGGACAGCTCCACGACGAAGAAGGGGTTGCCGCCGGTGCGGTCGTGCACCGCCTCGGCGAGCCCGCGGTCACCCGCCGTCCCCAGCTGCGCCGCCAGCAGCGCGGAGACGTCGGCGGCGTCCAGGCCGGCCAGCACCAGCCGGGTGGTGGAGGCCTCGCGGCTGATCCGGGTCAGGCAGAGGGCCACCGCGCCGGGGAGGTCCTCCCCGACGGTGCGCACGGTGACCACCAGCAGCACCGGCGCCCGCAGGTGGCGGGCGAGGAGCCCGAGCAGCTGGACCGAGGTGGTGTCCGCGCCCTGCAGGTCGTCGAGCACCACGAGCACCGGCCGGGGGCCGGCCGCCTCGGTCAGCCGGCCGCACAGGTCCTGGAAGAGCTGGAAGCGGGCGGCGTCGGCGTCGTCCTCGTCGCCGGTGCCGGCCGGCTCCAGCGGCGGCCGGCCCAGCTGCTCGAGCACCTGGGTCCACGGCCACAGCGCCGGGGCGCCGGCCTCGTCGGCGCACCGGCTCCAGGCCACCGGCCAGCCCCGGTCCCGGGCCAGGTCCGCGGCCGCCTCGGCCAGCCGGGTCTTGCCGATGCCGGCCTCGCCCTCGAGCACGACGAGCCGGGCGTGCCCGGCGCCCACCTCGTCGACGACCGACGTCAGCCGGGCCAGCTCGGGCAGCCGGCCGACCAGCGTGGACGCCGGCGGCGCCGGACCGCCGGTGACCGACGGCGGCAGCTCGGGCCGGGGCAGCCGCTGGACCAGCCGGGGGTCCTGGGTGAGCACCGCGCGCTCCAGGTCGCGGAGCTCGGGGCCGGGGTCGATGCCCAGCTCCTCGCGGAGCAGCGCGGCGCACCGCCGGCAGGCGTCGAGCGCCTCGGCCTGCCGGTCGGCCTGGTACAGCGCGGTGACCAGCCGCGCCCACAGCCGCTCCCGCAGCGGGTTCTCCGCCACCAGCCGCTGCAGGTCGCTGATCGCGGCCTCCGGGCGGCCGAGCGCCAGCAGGGCGTCGCAGCGCCGCTCCTGCGCCCGCACGTGCAGCTCCACGATCCGCAGCCGCTCGGTGGACGCGCCCGGGGCGTCGCTGAGCTCGGCGAGCGGCTCACCCCGCCACAGGTCCATCGCCCGGTCGAGCAGCGCGACCCCGCGGTCCGGGTCGCCGGCGGTCACCGCCCGGTCGCCGTCCTCGACGAGCCGGGTGAAGACCAGCAGGTCCAGGTCCTCCTCCGCCACCTGCACCGCGTAGCCGGGGGGCCGGGTCAGCAGCACCGCCGGTGCCTGGCGCGGGCCGCGACCGGGCTCCAGCGCCCGGCGCAGCTGGGAGACGTAGGACTGCAGCGTGCCGGTGACGGTCGGCGGCGGGTCGTCGCCCCACAGCGTGTCGACGATCCGGTCGATCCCGACCACCCGGCCCGGCTGGCTGAGCAGCAGGGTGAGCAGCGCCCGCGGCTTCGCGCCGACGAGCTCCACGACGCGGCCGTCCTGCCCGGTCACCTGCAGCGGGCCGAGGACGTCGAAACGCACGCCCGGAGTATGGAGTGCCCGGCTGCTCCCGGACAGGGTCTGCGGCCCGGTCCACCAGCGCGGTCACCAGCGCGGTCACCAGTGGACCACCAGTGCCCCGCAAGCCGCGGTCAGCAGGGTGGGTGCCGTCCCGACCACCCCGCGGCGTCGCCGCGGACCACCGGCGAGGAACCCCCCGCGATGAGCATCACCGCCCCCGTCCCCACCCCGGCCGACGACGTCCCCGTCCTGCGGCTGCCGACCCCGCCGCTGCCGACGCCGGCCGACGTCGACCTCCTGCGCGGCCGCGTGCACGGCCCGGTCTACCGGGACGGCGACGGCGCCGAGGACGGCATGGCCGCCGAGGTCGCCTGCTGGAACGCCGCCGTGGAGCACCGGCCGGCGGTGGTCGTCGGCGCGACCTGCGCGGCCGACGTGGTCGCGGCCGTCCGGTGGGCCGCCGAGCACCGGCTGGCCGTCGCCGTCCAGGCGACCGGGCACGGCCCGGCGCGCGCGGCGACCGGCTGCCTGCTGGTCTCCACCCGGCGGATGCAGGGCGTCGCGGTCGACCCCTCCCGGCGGAGCGCCCGGGTCCAGGCCGGCGTCAAGTGGGCCAAGGTGCTCGAGGCGGCCACCGAGCACGGCCTGACGCCGCTGGTCGGGTCCTCCTCGGACGTCGGCGCCATCGGGTACACCGTCGGCGGCGGCATGGGCCCGCTCGGCCGCAAGCACGGCTTCGCCGCCGACCACGTGACCGCGGTCGAGGTCGTCACCGCCGACGGCGTGCTCCGCCGGGCCAGCGCCGACGAGGAGCCGGAGCTGTTCTGGGCGGTGCGCGGCGGGAAGTCCAACCTCGGCATCGTCACCGCGATGGAGATCGGGCTGGTGCCCGGGGACGCGCTCGTCGGGGGAGGGCTGTTCTTCGCCGGCGAGGACGCCGCCGCCGTCCTGCACGCCTTCCGGACCTGGGCCCCGGCCCTGCCGGAGGAGGTCACGCCGTCCCTGGCGGTGCTCCGGCTGCCGGTGCTGGAGGAGCTGCCGCCGCCGCTGCGCGGGCAGACCGTGGTGCACCTGCGGTTCGCCTCGACCGGGCTGGACCCCGCCGAGGCCGACCGGCTGCTGGCCCCGATGACGACCGCCGGGCGCATCCTGCTCGGCTACGTGGGCCCGATCCTGCCCACCGAGCTGGACAGCGTGCACGTGGACCCGGTCGACCCGATGCCGGTGTGGGAGAAGGGCATGCTGCTCCGCGAGCTGCCGGCGGAGGCGGTCGAGGCGTTCCTGGCCACCGCCGGCCCGCAGCAGCAGGTGCCGTTGATCGCCGCGGAGCTCCGGCTGATGGGCGGGGCACTGGGCCGCCCGCCGGCCGTGCCGAACGCGGTCTCCGGCCGGGACGCGGCGTGGTCGCTCTTCGTCTGCGGGCCGGCCGCGCCGGGGCTGACCGAGATCGTGTCGGCGGCCGGTCGCGGGGTGCTGGCGGCGCTGCGGCCGTGGGCGGCACCCGGCTGCCTGGTCAACTTCCTGGGCGACGTCGCCGGGCCCGACGAGGTCCTCGCCGCCTACCCGCCGGCCGTGGCCGAGCGGCTGCTGGAGGTCACGGCGCAGGTCGACCCCGACCGGGTGTTCAGCCACGGCTACGCCGTCACCGAGCGCGCCGCCTGACCGCAGCGCCCTGCCGCCCCGCTGCTCCCGCCCCTGACCCCGGCGGGGCAGCGGGGCCGGCACGCGCTCAGGCGGTGGTCGGGGTGCCGTTCGTGCGGGGCAGCAGGCTGGACAGCCCGGCCCGGGCCAGCACCGGCCGCAGGTGGTCGGGCAGCGCGGTCAGCTCCAGCTCCCCACCGCGCCGGCGGGGCTTGCGGGCCAGGTGCACCAGCAGCTCGAGCCCGGCCGGGC comes from the Modestobacter italicus genome and includes:
- a CDS encoding AfsR/SARP family transcriptional regulator gives rise to the protein MRFDVLGPLQVTGQDGRVVELVGAKPRALLTLLLSQPGRVVGIDRIVDTLWGDDPPPTVTGTLQSYVSQLRRALEPGRGPRQAPAVLLTRPPGYAVQVAEEDLDLLVFTRLVEDGDRAVTAGDPDRGVALLDRAMDLWRGEPLAELSDAPGASTERLRIVELHVRAQERRCDALLALGRPEAAISDLQRLVAENPLRERLWARLVTALYQADRQAEALDACRRCAALLREELGIDPGPELRDLERAVLTQDPRLVQRLPRPELPPSVTGGPAPPASTLVGRLPELARLTSVVDEVGAGHARLVVLEGEAGIGKTRLAEAAADLARDRGWPVAWSRCADEAGAPALWPWTQVLEQLGRPPLEPAGTGDEDDADAARFQLFQDLCGRLTEAAGPRPVLVVLDDLQGADTTSVQLLGLLARHLRAPVLLVVTVRTVGEDLPGAVALCLTRISREASTTRLVLAGLDAADVSALLAAQLGTAGDRGLAEAVHDRTGGNPFFVVELSRWMVGAHDLHLDRAPVPPSVRDVLRTRLARLPAETLDVLQVAAVLGREAGLDLLEAAGTPPEQAVVAMDTALAVGLVVDGQAAWTWRFTHALVREVLLGDMPRLRLARLHGRVAEALERQGPDALGAPGDALDERLAHHFVEATPVLGPARALHWSVRAAEAARRRLAHDEAAAHTRRALGLLARSTPVDVTRRLDLLTALGNDLLRSGHLLEAQQVVAEAITAAQASGDRCRLADAAAVWGGVTLWNWRPHGVVDRAMVGVLEGLVADDPGGGPPTVEEQRRTARLLGTLGVELAFSQDLVRGVRHAERAIALARELGDPELLGRTLNNYGLAVWGRPGAAELRLSATDEALALAGHGLPRRTEFFARLHRAAIRLHLTDVAGFDEDLSAARRLALSLSGPEVRPHVLWQAAGAAWLRGDAAAAEQLTTEAYDLYRVVTPHARHAWAAHLFALRRAERRLDTVLDLLVETGDEGSPLLREMAVLAAAEGGDPGEAWRLRRRWGRTEVRDWASDVAVLLQAESALLLDDEPEWDAAVASLLPFSGRQAVLGTPAFSLGSYDELLGRFAEHRGDPAGAARWWRAAQAQAHRVGSPHQLRRASVGLSRLAG
- a CDS encoding FAD-binding oxidoreductase, with product MSITAPVPTPADDVPVLRLPTPPLPTPADVDLLRGRVHGPVYRDGDGAEDGMAAEVACWNAAVEHRPAVVVGATCAADVVAAVRWAAEHRLAVAVQATGHGPARAATGCLLVSTRRMQGVAVDPSRRSARVQAGVKWAKVLEAATEHGLTPLVGSSSDVGAIGYTVGGGMGPLGRKHGFAADHVTAVEVVTADGVLRRASADEEPELFWAVRGGKSNLGIVTAMEIGLVPGDALVGGGLFFAGEDAAAVLHAFRTWAPALPEEVTPSLAVLRLPVLEELPPPLRGQTVVHLRFASTGLDPAEADRLLAPMTTAGRILLGYVGPILPTELDSVHVDPVDPMPVWEKGMLLRELPAEAVEAFLATAGPQQQVPLIAAELRLMGGALGRPPAVPNAVSGRDAAWSLFVCGPAAPGLTEIVSAAGRGVLAALRPWAAPGCLVNFLGDVAGPDEVLAAYPPAVAERLLEVTAQVDPDRVFSHGYAVTERAA